A portion of the Toxoplasma gondii ME49 chromosome VIIb, whole genome shotgun sequence genome contains these proteins:
- a CDS encoding hypothetical protein (encoded by transcript TGME49_255380~Signal peptide predicted by SignalP 2.0 HMM (probability 0.995) with cleavage site probability 0.919 at residue 27) has protein sequence MMEVALSQQAVLLVCLTTVSSVFPALAQITESFTALDSVVTPANAIQVAVGKQPDTSIDETGVSLDHWSRQPVPVSHSKFYPGLPDEPEFRDIPVPRIRWPRTSTTTTTSARTTTTSTTTTTTTTSTTRTTTTSTTTTTSTSTTTTTTASTTTSSSTTTSSQTTTTGKQKDWKFPKNADSYLTKLARLMLLLLGKDLGGKAPRQATGDASVFQDHEELAAHLFERLEGTVFGCSQDITTLVDQIQREAGALEIRSTALRGATK, from the exons ATGATGGAGGTTGCACTATCTCAGCAGGCAGTTTTGCTCGTCTGCCTGACAACTgtttcctccgtttttcccGCATTGGCTCAAATCACGGAGAGTTTCACTGCTTTGGACAGTGTGGTCACGCCCGCGAACGCAATTCAAGTTGCGGTTGGAAAACAACCAG ATACTTCCATTGACGAGACTGGAGTTTCACTTGATCACTGGTCAAGACAACCCGTGCCAGTCTCACATAGCAAATTTTATCCTGGTTTGCCGGACGAGCCGGAGTTCCGCGACATACCTGTTCCAAGAATTAGATGGCCAAGAACGAGCACAACGACAACAACAAGCGCACGCACAACCACAACTAGCACAACGACAACCACAACAACAACTAGCACAACGAGAACAACCACAACCAGCACGACCACCACAACATCTACATCTACCACAACTACAACTACAGCGTCTACCACAACGAGTAGTTCCACTACTACATCTTCGCAAACCACAACCACCGGAAAACAAAAGGACTGGAAGTTTCCAAAGAATGCCGATTCTTATTTGACGAAACTTGCACGGTTGATGCTGCTGCTCTTGGGAAAGGACCTGGGAGGCAAGGCCCCCAGACAGGCAACTGGAGACGCTAGCGTTTTCCAAGACCATGAGGAACTCGCAGCACACCTTTTCGAACGGCTCGAAGGTACAGTTTTTGGATGCAGTCAAGACATCACCACACTTGTGGATCAGATCCAGCGAGAGGCTGGCGCCCTTGAAATCCGTTCAACGGCTCTTCGCGGCGCGACCAAGTGA
- the TIC20 gene encoding TIC20 (encoded by transcript TGME49_255370~Signal peptide predicted by SignalP 2.0 HMM (probability 0.996) with cleavage site probability 0.704 at residue 27~Predicted trans-membrane domain (TMHMM2.0):246-269:275-295:309-332:343-366) has translation MGFPSALWLIPLYLTHLLLFFCGGASCTQLCSPIWYPPISHAHILQWPLLSNEVNDHAVTRFLHSRHLLSRLPAVLSAAFKDRAVPSFVYSRRRDKYQNTNSRGFLSMTRSAVPHAFQFPGGFMCGPFLEQRDYLKHSCLSALRRGSPLDQGQRMPYTLSTVSGFKGCDVRVPPIGPLCPHHSSLHMDTRSPVRGPRASRLFASRATDAQNTPATASRRSTGFLVRVPSFVHRLAAAAMYFVPNLELLQTFLPFLTTMLPSAAPLWTIAARCLELYSRIPCASLLSFGAPYTLLIKKKELFKPSYFLRHHTMTALLLSMLQYTLSMIYLKGVSASVTGTAHETIVLSLFITAQTLLLSSMFSALSAKYAWVPVVTEAVTMHIGEKPSDSY, from the exons ATGGGGTTCCCTTCAGCTCTCTGGCTGATACCCTTGTATCTTACCCATCTTTTGCTGTTTTTTTGTGGCGGTGCCTCATGTACCCAGTTATGCAGTCCAATTTGGTATCCACCCATTTCTCATGCACATATTCTCCAGTGGCCTCTGCTTTCGAACGAGGTGAATGACCACGCAGTAACGCGTTTTCTACATTCACGACATCTTCTTTCAAGGCTGCCCGCTGTGTTGTCAGCAGCCTTCAAGGATAGGGCGGTGCCAAGTTTTGTGTATAGCCGACGGCGTGATAAATACCAGAACACAAATAGTCGCGGTTTTCTTTCAATGACGCGATCTGCCGTCCCACATGCCTTTCAGTTTCCCGGTGGTTTCATGTGTGGGCCTTTTCTTGAACAAAGGGACTATCTGAAGCATTCCTGTCTTAGCGCATTGCGGAGGGGATCACCTTTAGATCAGGGACAGAGAATGCCGTATACACTGTCAACAGTGTCGGGCTTCAAGGGATGCGATGTGAGAGTCCCACCAATTGGACCCCTCTGTCCACACCACTCCAGCCTGCATATGGATACGCGTTCGCCAGTCAGGGGTCCCCGCGCATCACGGTTATTTGCCTCGCGAGCGACTGATGCGCAGAACACACCAGCCACAGCATCCCGGCGAAGTACTGGTTTCTTAGTGAGAGTACCTTCGTTCGTACACAGACTGGCTGCGGCAGCGATGTACTTCGTGCCGAACCTCGAACTGCTTCAG ACATTTTTGCCCTTTTTGACTACGATGCTGCCCTCCGCCGCCCCACTTTGGACCATTGCCGCCAGATGTCTGGAGCTGTACAGCAGGATTCCTTGTGCTTCCTTACTCTCTTTCGGGGCTCCATACACTCTCCTTataaagaagaaggagctgTTCAAGCCGTCGTATTTCCTCCGGCACCACACAATGACG GCTTTGCTACTGTCTATGCTGCAGTACACGCTGAGCATGATATATCTCAAGGGAGTTAGTGCCTCCGTCACAGGAACAGCTCATGAAACAATCGTCCTATCACTGTTCATCACAGCTCAGACACTTCTGCTGAGCTCGATGTTCAGTGCCCTTAGCGCAAA gtaTGCGTGGGTGCCTGTAGTGACCGAGGCTGTCACCATGCACATCGGCGAGAAGCCGTCAGACTCGTACTGA
- a CDS encoding hypothetical protein (encoded by transcript TGME49_255360~Signal peptide predicted by SignalP 2.0 HMM (probability 1.000) with cleavage site probability 0.773 at residue 21) has protein sequence MRNAVASTLMLLAAVGAPAAAQMPVSPPAMQAAPVPASAAVANQAVNPSNPLKNAAAERLESLTKGLADAIQANPFFQLTGLSMQIRELALTNPDAIKGAGVYVVNAPKPSAEMQKMTQLFSNQGIEDILQGVDSPAVKMQRKEEEDAKLDYDKLMEPENQSDLQKALPPQERLRYDQQRIGQIKNQLSVYKKNVEKAKKLIRKKAEAREQ, from the exons ATGAGGAACGCTGTTGCTTCAACTCTTATGTTGCTAGCCGCTGTCGGCGCCCCTGCTGCTGCTCAAATGCCGGTATCGCCACCAGCGATGCAGGCAGCACCTGTTCCAGCCAGCGCTGCCGTTGCGAACCAAGCCG TTAACCCCAGTAATCCACTGAAGAATGCAGCAG CGGAACGCCTTGAGTCTTTGACAAAAG GCCTCGCGGATGCCATACAGGCGAACCCGTTTTTCCAGCTTACGGGTCTGTCGATGCAAATTAGAGAACTTGCTCTCACGAACCCCG ATGCTATAAAGGGAGCAGGCGTGTATGTAGTGAATGCACCTAAGCCCTCTGCTGAAATGCA GAAAATGACGCAGTTGTTTTCCAACCAGGGCATCGAGGACATTTTGCAAGGTGTAGATAGTCCCGCAG TTAAGAtgcaaagaaaagaggaggag GATGCAAAACTGGACTACGACAAGCTTATGGAACCTGAAAATCAGTCGGATCTTCAAAAAGCACTTCCGCCACAG GAAAGGCTGCGATATGATCAACAAAGGATAGGGCAGATCAAGAATCAGCTTTCAGTATACAAGAAAAACGttgagaaagcgaaaaaactAATCAG aaaaaaggcagaGGCACGTGAGCAGTAG
- a CDS encoding ATPase, putative (encoded by transcript TGME49_255350): MSGRGAYYKALYGGGRSKRRQNGDSFGGGHPAFTEEADIFPSGGPPSRPRAGVSSLRSELQRLEGRPYPAYKDLIGEWQMEEFQIFIDKVQSDPFAPPSRFRLRLPQHHAQFPKHMFETEIRNIALCDFLTRAFHHAIQRSGIDQAAEGGGWHGSKGGDIRIDQPSQHVLRRTSMIVTTDAVEARCHVSLPARGRSIEGRRAAQLLCERLPAVARAAMYFSRQKLTDLEAHIQSVEDQEYLRGSLAKHGLVAFVINGACLPRRSGVDDRPLTSQQDDHLVLFQSPPSLEVRIGLPNRGEVKGMGIPAGITLIVGGGFHGKSTLLEALQWGVYNKIPGDGREFVVTDPGAVKIRAEDGRAVTSVDISPFINNLPFGKSTGNFSSADASGSTSQAANIMEALELGATTLLVDEDTCATNFMIRDTRMQALVSKEKEPITPFIFKIRPLVNQYRISTIMVVGGSGDFFEVADHVIMMDNYQAYCVTEKAKEIAASHTTAVETQTAPNTTKTPGDTISDRFGVFRHRVLEPGCLNQKGKVKATARRAISYGSTDIDLTCIEQLAEASQTRAIARCLQRLGEKVDDNIVNGERTLKEILESMSNIMSSIKQPGIGLNGLDALADPWSPLGDLSLPRQLEIGFSINRLRTLRIRKMKINPSS; the protein is encoded by the exons GAAGCAGACATTTTCCCATCTGGCGGGCCTCCCAGTCGACCTCGAGCAGGAGTCTCTAGTCTGCGCTCCGAACTTCAGCGTCTTGAAG GCAGGCCGTATCCTGCATACAAGGACTTGATTGGCGAATGGCAAATGGAGGAGTTCCAAATTTTCATTGACAA GGTGCAGTCTGACCCCTTCGCTCCGCCGAGCAGATTTCGGCTGCGACTGCCCCAACACCATGCGCA GTTCCCCAAGCACATGTTCGAGACCGAGATCAGGAACATCGCGCTGTGCGACTTCCTTACAAGAGCGTTTCACCACGCCATTCAGAGGTCAGGCATCGACCAGGCGGCCGAAGGAGGAGGCTGGCATGGCAGCAAG GGTGGAGACATTCGGATTGACCAACCTAGCCAGCATGTTCTGCGCCGGACCTCGATGATTGTAACAACGGACGCCGTAGAGGCCCGGTGTCATGTTTCGCTACCG GCTCGAGGTCGGTCAATTGAAGGGCGCCGGGCAGCACAGCTTTTGTGTGAGCGTCTTCCAGCCGTTGCTCGAGCTGCCATGTACTTCTCCAGACAGAAGCTGACGGACCTCGAAGCTCACATACAAAGTGTTGAAGATCAAGAAT ATCTACGAGGATCGCTGGCCAAGCATGGCCTGGTTGCCTTCGTAATCAATGGAGCATGCCTACCTCGTCGGTCTGGTGTCGACGACCGCCCTCTTACCTCTCAGCAG GACGATCACCTCGTCTTGTTTCAGTCACCGCCGTCCTTAGAAGTGCGGATAGGTCTCCCCAACCGTGGTGAAG TTAAGGGAATGGGCATACCAGCAGGCATCACGCTAATTGTTGGAGGTGGTTTCCATGGAAAATCAACCCTCCTGGAAGCCTTACAGTGGGGCGTGTACAACAAGATTCCTGGAGACGGACGTGAGTTCGTTGTCACTGATCCAGGCGCCGTCAAG ATACGCGCAGAAGACGGGCGCGCAGTCACGTCAGTAG ACATAAGTCCATTCATCAACAATCTTCCTTTCGGCAAATCTACGGGCAACTTTTCGTCGGCTGACGCTTCCGGCAGCACCTCTCAGGCCGCCAACATAATGGAAGCTTTGGAGCTAGGGGCCACGACGCTACTTGTGGACGAAGATACGTGTGCCACAAACTTCATGATTCGAGACACACGGATGCAAGCGCTCGTCT CcaaggagaaggaaccaATTACGCCTTTTATTTTCAAAATTCGACCATTGGTCAATCAGTATAGAATTTCGACAATAATGGTTGTTGGCGGAAGTGGTGATTTCTTCGAAGTGGCCGACCACGTTATCATGATGGACAACTATCAAGCGTACTGCGTCACGGAAAAGGCAAAGGAAATAGCGGCGAGTCATACGACGGCAGTGGAAACACAAACGGCTCCAAACACG ACGAAAACCCCTGGAGACACAATTTCGGATCGCTTTGGCGTTTTTCGACATCGGGTTCTCGAACCAG GGTGTTTGAATCAGAAGGGGAAAGTCAAGGCTACGGCGCGACGTGCTATAAGTTATGGTAGCACAGATATTGACCTAACCTGCATCGAACAACTGGCGGAAGCTTCACAAACCCGGGCAATAGCCCGGTGCCTTCAGCGCCTTGGAGAGAAAGTGGATGACAATATCGTGAACGGCGAGAG GACGCTAAAAGAAATACTGGAATCAATGTCTAACATCATGTCCAGCATCAAACAACCGG GAATTGGTTTGAACGGTCTTGACGCATTGGCGGATCCTTGGTCACCATTG GGAgacctttctcttcctcgtcaacTCGAG ATTGGCTTTTCAATAAACCGGCTAAGAACGTTGCGAATCAGGAAGATGAAAATCAATCCGAGTTCGTGA